CGAGCGGGTACGGGCTGAGGTGGTGGCTTCGAATATGGCCAACGCCGAGACGACACGGACGCCTGATGGCGGGCCGTATCAGCGGCACCATGTGGTGTTTGAAGCTCAGAATGGCGGGACGTTTCAGGAGTCGATGGCGAACCAGTTGGGAGGTGGCTCGAGCGTTGGTGCTGGGAACGGCTTCAAAAATATCTACACCGGTGGGATCAGTGGTGGTTTGAGCGGTGACTTGACGGCTGCCAATCCGACACCGGGCGGAGTTGAAGTGACTGGCGTGATCGCGGATGCAAGTAAGCCGCTGCAGCGCTATGACCCCTCGCATCCGGATGCGGGCCCGGATGGATTTGTAGCGTATCCCGATATCAATCCTCTGACGGAGATGGTGGATCTGATGGGTGCGACGCGATCGTATGGGATGAATGCGTCGGCGATTACGGCGGAGAAGAGCATCTTCAACTCT
The nucleotide sequence above comes from Tunturibacter empetritectus. Encoded proteins:
- the flgC gene encoding flagellar basal body rod protein FlgC gives rise to the protein MNIFGVMDVSGSALKAERVRAEVVASNMANAETTRTPDGGPYQRHHVVFEAQNGGTFQESMANQLGGGSSVGAGNGFKNIYTGGISGGLSGDLTAANPTPGGVEVTGVIADASKPLQRYDPSHPDAGPDGFVAYPDINPLTEMVDLMGATRSYGMNASAITAEKSIFNSSLDLLK